The Arachis ipaensis cultivar K30076 chromosome B05, Araip1.1, whole genome shotgun sequence nucleotide sequence gactttactatgagtttgtgtgtttttctgtgatttcaggtattttctggctgaaattgagggacctgagtaaaaatctgattcagaggctgaaaaaggactgcagatgctgttggattctgacctccctgcactcgaagtgaattttctggatctacagaagtccaattggcacgctcttaaatgcattggaaagtagacatcctgggatttctagcaatatataatagtttatgcttttcccgagatttgatggcccaaaccggcgttctaagtcagcataaaaattatggcgtcaaaacgccaaaactggcagaaaagctggagttaaatggccaagctggcacaaaagctggcgtttaactccaagaaaagtctgtacacgtgaaagcttcaatgcttagcccaagcacacaccaagtgagcccggaagaagatttctgcattaattacttatttctgtaaaccctaggctactagttctctataaataggaccttttgctattgtattttcatcttcggatcatcttggttcttctggttccccctctggggccgaagccaatgatcacaattatcacttttgtattttcaacggtggagtttctacacaccatagattaaggtgtggagctctgctgttcctcatgaattaatgcaaagtactattgtttatctattcaactcaagcctatttctgttctaagatatccattcgttcttcaacttgatgaatatgatgatccatgacacttatcaccattctcacctatgaatgcgtgtctgacaaccacttccgttctacttgcaatagcttgagtgcgtatctcttagcctcctggttcatgacgcatgattgcctcgcctgacaaccgagccttccattccatgagatcagagtcttcatggtataggctagaatcaattggcagcattcttgagatccgaaaattctaaaccttgtctgtggtattccgagtaggatctgggaagggatgactgtgacgagcttcaaactcgcgagtgtttggcgtagtgacagacgcaaaataatcaatggattctattccaacatgatcgagaaccaacagctgattagtcgtgcggtgacagcacatttggaccattttcactgagaggacgggaggtagccattgacaacggtgaaaccctacataagcttgccatggaaaggagtatgaatgattgaaagaaggcaataggaaagcagaagtttaggaggaacaaagcatcttcatatgcttattttatattttatttatcttttaattatcaattctccataaccatttgaatctgcctgactgagatttacaagatgaccatagcttgctttaagccgacaatctccgtgggatcgacccttactcacgtaaagtttattacttggacgacccagtgcacttgctggttagttgtgcggagttgtgacaaagagttgagattataattgtgcgtaccaagttgttggcgccattgatgatcacaatttcgtgcaccaatgcacACGCGTGGGCAGCGTTCATTGGGCGAACGTAGCGCTCATTAAGAGAACGCTATcgaagacgcgtacgcgtgatgggatGCGCAAGCATGGCTGAGGCTGAAGTTGGCAGTGATGCACACGCGAATGTGATGCGTACGCCTCGATAGACAAACACACAAAAGGACGCCTGtacgtgaagcacgcgtacgcgtgatgagtAGTCAGCAAAAGCAATAACTCGCACGCGTCGGAGACtcgtacgcgtgggtgaatgaacgctgcgctcacttTGAGAACGCAACATTCCCCTGAAAGTAGCAACCAAGTACCATCCTAACCCATTTCATACatggccaaaaagcccactccaagtactggATGACAGagttggaaagtgtataaatagagaagaatttgatttcattggagctctcttttaatttcatttttagaattttagaattggaGATCAGATCTGagtttttctttctgtttgttttctttcttctagaacttttattttctattttggtttcgGAACTCTGATTGATAAATTcttctgaatttcttcatcttggagtcatcttttacttttcctttttatagttctaagaattggagatctgatcttagttttctttttgtttttctttcttctgcaatttcttcttttctgttttgatgAGAGAGCAATTTAGACCTTagtttcctttctgttttgaCTCTTCTGAAACTCTCCATTTATGTTTTGGTATTAAAATTCTGATTGatcattttttttgaatttcttcATCAGAGAGTTCTCTGTTTTGATTTCCAACACCCAACtccctttattcttcatgcaatttaattttcctagcaatttagattcagcaatttaaattacttgcactttaagtttcagttttttacctttcttgcaatttaagtttcatctcttttaaatttcttgcactttaagtttctgctatttacttcttctgcactttaagattctgccaattttcattctgcactctagtttatttgcaatttattttctgttaattaAATTTCACCtaattcatcaaatattcgcttaactaaatttatcaccatactaaagttgctcaatccattaatccctgtgggatcgacctcacttttgtgagttttactacttgatgcgacccggtatacttgctggtgagtttgtgtggaatccaTTTTCCATCATCAAGATGTAATGGAGCAAGAGCAACAAACATCATATGGTGAACCGCAACAAGAAATCATAGAAGGCTCAATCATGCTAGACAAGGCGAACAAAGAAAAAGTGGAAGCACTAAAGCTGGAGTTGAAAACCCTGCCCCAAGCTTAAAGTATGCTTACTTGGGGAGCAATGACACATATCCAGTAATCATCAACTCAAGCTTGAGtgaagaacaagaagaggagcttatcaaAGTGTTAaggcaacacaaggatgccattcgGTGGACACTTTCAGATTTAAAGAGGATTagcccttcaatgtgcatgcataaaatccttctTGAGGAGGATGCCAAGCCCTCAATATAGCCACAACCAAGATTGAATCCAacaatgaaggaagtggtgcaaaaagaAATGCTGAAGTTATGGCAAGCAAGGgtgatttaccccatctcagatagcccttgggtgagcccagTTTAAGTAGTTCCCAAGAAGGGGGGAATCACAGTTGTGCCAAATGAGAGAAATGAATTGATACCAACAAGAACAATGACTAGATGGTGCACGTGTATAGACTACAGAAAGCTCAATGAAGCCACAAGGAAGGACCATTTTCCTCTACCATTCATGGATCAAATGTTGGAGAGGCTTGTTGGACATGAGTACTATTGTTTCTTGGAAGGATACTCAGGCTACAACCAGATTGTAGTGGATCCTAAAGACCAAGAGAAGACTTCTTTTACTTGCCCTTATGTTGTTTTTGCATATAGACGCATACCctttggtttgtgcaatgcacctaccaCATTCCAAAAGTGCATGCTATCCATTTTTTTTATACGATTGAGAGGTTTATTgaggttttcatggatgatttttcagtATTTGGTGACTCCTTTCCTAATTTCTTACATCATCTTGCCTTGGTGctcaagagatgccaagagactaacctagtttagAACTacgaaaaatgtcattttatggttaccgaAGGGGTAGtccttggccacaaaatctctaaGAAAGGCATAGAGGTAGATAGAGCCAAGGTGGAAGTGATTAAAAAATTAtccccaccttgcaatgtcaaagcaattaggagtttcttgggaCATGCTGGGTTCTATAGAAGGTTCATTAGAGACTTTTAAAAAATTGCCAAACCTTTGAGTAACTTGCTTGTCTCTCATGTaccatttatcttttttttagagAGTGTATGCAAGCTTTTGATGAGCTTAAAAGCaagctctcctctgcacctattatagcaccaccgaGCTAGGACTTACCTTTTGAATTGACgtgtgatgcatcagattttGCTATTGGTGCTATGTTAGGACATAGGAGAGACAAGCTAGTGCATGTCATCTATTATGCTCGCAAGGTCCTTAATGAAGCCCAAAGGAACTACACCACCACAGAAAAAAAACTCCTTGCTATAGTTATTGCATTTGATAAATTCAGATCTCACCTCATTGGCTCTAAAGTCATTGTATTCACTGACCATGCAGCTCTTAAATACTTGCTAACCAACCAAGAATCCAAGCctagactaataagatggatcctaTTACTCCAGGAATTCAACATTGAAATCAAGGATAGAAGTAGAGTAGAGAACAAGGTGGCTGACCACCTATCAAGGATCCCACATGAAGGGGATGAAGCACACAGCCCTGGGGTAAATGAAAGCTTCCCGGATGAGCAATTGATGATGATCTAAGAGGCTCCATGGTTCATAtacatagccaacttcaaggccaTTGGAGAACTACCTTCCAACATCAACAAGCACTTGAAAAGGAAGCTCATTAATGATGCCAAGCATTACATTTGGGATGAGCCTTACCTCTTCAAGAAGTATGCTAATGGGATTCTAAGAAGATGCATCTCTCATAAGGAAGGGCAAGAGGTcctttggcattgccatggatatATCTATGGAGGACATTTTCGTGGAGagagaactgcagccaaggtgttgcagtgtggattcttttggcctacAATATATGCAAAGAAGTTTGTAACAAGGTGCAATCATTGTCAAAGAGCTGGCAACCTACCCAAGAAGAATGACATGCCACAAAGATTCATCATAGAGTTGGAGTTGTTTGATGtttgggggattgatttcatggaaccttttccaccatcatactctaacaattacatattggtggctatggactatgtgtccaaatgggtggaagtcATAGCAAcatcaacaaatgacaacaaagtaGTGATCAATTTCTTGAGAAAGAACATATTTAGTCGGTTTGGGGTTCCAAGAGCTCTTATAAGTAATGGGGGaactcacttttgcaacaagcaATTAGAGACATTCCTCCTCAAATATGATGTTAAGCACAAGGTAGCAACCCCATACCATCCACAACCCAATGGTCAAGCTGAACTTTCAAATAGAGAGCTCAAGAGAATCCTTGAGAAAACTGTTGGGAACTTAATAAAAGATTGGtccaagaagctagatgatgcattGTGGGCTTATAGAACAGCTTTTAAAACACCTATTggcatgtctccataccaattggtgtttgaaaaagcttgtcatctaccagtggagcttgaacatagagcattttgggctctaaagatgttgAACTTTGATAATCAAGCTGCAGGAGAAAGAAGATTGCTGCAGCTCAATGAGTTAGAAGAATTTAGAACTCAAGCTTATAagaatgccaagatttataaagagaaAACAAAGAAATGGCATGGTCAAAAGCTGGCAAGAAGAGAGTTTGTAAAAGGTCAAAAGGTGTTGTtatacaactcaagactcaaatttTTCCCAGGGAAGCTGAAGTCAAGATGGTCTGGACCATTCACAATCATCAAGGATTCTCCTTATGGTCATGTGAAACTCATGGATGACAAAACACAGAGAACTTTCACTGTCAATGGCCACAGACTTAAGCACTACTTAGGGGACTCATTGGATGAGCAAAGAGTGAACTAtaacctcagctgaagaggaagAATCGTCaaactagtgacgttaaagaagcgctagttaggaggcaccccaacactcatATCCTTTCAATTTCAAGCTTTTTATATTAGCTTATGTTTAGTCACTTAGGTTGTTTGTTTTTTCAGTTTCTAATTGTTAGTTACTTAGTTGATAGTTTATTTGAACTTAGTTTTAAAAGTTTTTCTAGTTTTGCTGGAAAAGCAACCTTGTATGCTACACTATATGATGTTGTTAAATGGGTTGAGAAACTAGctaaagagctaagtttggtatggCCACTAACCCACTTATTTTGAGCTtacatcaaaacaattgaattaatcttaaaagtaagcccaaatttaagtttggtgtagccACCACTATAAGAGACCCATGCATATAGCCCAATTGATTAATGTTTGAATGCAATTAGTAAATTGGTGGGTGCATGAAAGGGCCACTTTATTGTGTACATATGAAATGGAAGTGGAAGGGTGTGAAAGAATTAATTTTATTCCAATCATAATGTATATAATAAAGTTCAATCTTGAGACCAATTAATATATGCAAtgaacctaagtttggtgtccaagaGACACAAATTAAATGCTATTTAACTAGAGGAAAATGAAGCAACTTTTGATTACTAATGAGGGTTTGTAACTGAATTTTCAGGAAGAGGTGGGGCCCACAAGGCATTGAAAACTCATCAAGTCAAGAGGTCAAAATGTACTTCACACTTTGGAACTCGAATTTCTGAAGAAAGCTGAACAGCCTTGGGGTTGgcgcttgatgacaagtcatcttatgctagcttttcaagcatttttcacttgtttcattaggttttctgcactttcttgcattataagtaagtgatttggagtggatttgcatggttttgttgaatcaatcaaccatcctttatttgacactaaatcatgaggtttaagttaaaaataattagtttttgaatgatttacaaaccttgtgaatttggtgatactttgattggttgttttgattacttgtaggtgaagaaaagaaaaaaaataagaaagcatGGCCTATGAAGCGTAGTGCAAAGGAAACAAAAGCGTGACACATTAAAGGAGAAAAGCCATAGCGCTCTCTAAGTGAGCACAACGCTCTCTATTTGAGCGCTACTCAAATCCAAGAAAGCAAATGGCAAGGAAGTTGCGCTCTCTCATTTAACCGAGCGCTACAAGGAACTAAGGAAACAAGGCAACAAACATAGCGCTCGGTTAACTCACTTAACTTTATCGGGCTCTACTTCAAATAAATTCAAGGTGCAATGTTTGCTAGTGAAGCCACAAAGTTTCGAACCCATGAACCAAGAGAAGGAAGGAGCGctacttgcaaggaaaataagccaacaTGGCTTTACTAGGAATCAAACTTGGGAGCTTACACTCAAGGAAGGAGCGCTTGGGCAAAGAAGCAAAGCCAAAATGGCTTTGCTGGGATTCGAACTTGAGGCCTTCCACTCAAGGCAAGGCGCTACCTCTCTTTGCTTCACAAAAGAAATTGGCTCCACAAGTGCTTCCCTCATGGTTCGAAGTTGGGGCTCATTAACAAGGCAAGGGGCGCTCAGTTCACTCAATTAACTGAGCGCTGGTGGAGTGTGACACGGACAAGGCAATGGAGTGCTGCACTCTCCTTGTCAACCGAGCGCTAGCAGGCAGCACCAAGATGGCTTGGTGCGCAACAAAAAGGAAGGCCAAGACCAAGGGGGAGTGCTGCGCTCTCCTTGTCAACCGAGTGCTACCCTGGGAGTGTCTCATGGCTCAATTTTGAgtccaaaataaaattaaattcaaatcttcacaaaattaaaaagtccactccaaaattctaaaatccaaaaatagaaagtgtataaatagaagtcagtttgatttagagaggaccttTTTGACACTtacttttcatttttcattttggaGCTCATTTTAGATTTTAGCTTtgggtttgggaattgggattgagaattgaattctcttcctctttgttCTTACTTCTACACTCTTCattctttgttttgaatcttggattgagaattaaagtaattctgtttcattcttgatcTGAGATCCCACTTTGtttactttctgcataatttcaaggaattgtgattcggatctaagttttctttactgctttcatctctatttcttctgcaattattctctataagatcaaggaaggaatttagatctagacttattttttAGTCTCATTcagcccctgagatcttcaatttctcttttagattttacaaTTGAGTTGAATTCACTTTTTGTATTGCTTCTTcaagtaatttttcttttctgtttgagatctgctGCATTTCAGTTCATCTTTTACCTatcttgattgctatttacattctcttgtttaatttctgagatcccagtgatgacaagtcatcttagcctagtttcactagcctttttcttttgttttcaattgatttatgcactttcttgagccataagcaagccaattgggtagatttccatgtttcctttgattcaatcaaccatagatgaattaatgcaatttcatgaggttttatgctacaattgtcacatattatgaaacaatgaatatctcatgattttgagcatagctttgatgtgtttggttgattaatgataggtgaagaaagcttggagaaaggttgaagcaagaaggaatggctaggaggaagagaggacaaaaagtttgagcaaaagtttgcctcaaactttagctcaaacttttggaatcagtgaaaacgaaccagggagcaaaaagcttgaccaaaagtttgcctcaaacttttgcacaaacttttgggcaaaaagcttgagcaaaagtttgcctcaaactttttggcaaacttttggcatcacaaatcaacaccctggagagcaaaagtttgcgccaacgtttgcctcaaactttttggcaaacgttggcgccatgaacaacccaccctggagagcaaaagcttgTTGGCCAAACAAGCTGAACGACCAATCAATGTTCTCCCAAGTGATACAATCTCCAATCCaaaggacaaaggaaaagctacaaagtgggaggagtgcaaagcaatcatagtgggaagtgaaAAGACTAGGGtgaaggaagccatcaatcaagaagaacacaacagagaagtcccacaagaagagacagaagagagaagtgaagaggagagaaagaccaagaatgcaaaaagctcaaagaaagatgaggacatccttgaaacacagctacaagagaagaaggaaggggtgaagccagatgtccccaaacttccgtaccctcagaggttcgaaaaagaaaacgaggataagcaatactcaaaattcctggatatattcaagactctcagcatcaatattcctttcttagaagcacttgaacagatgccattatatgccaaatttatgaaagaagtactcacaaagaaaagatccctgaaggaaggacagattgttgagatgacaaaggaatgtagtgctatcctccaaagagagttgccagagaagaaagatgatcctgggagtttttacataccttgcaccataggaaacataacaattgagaagtcattTTGTGACCTCGGTGCAggtataaacttgatgcctttgtctctaatgaggaaacttcaaatttctgagctgaagtccacacgaatagttctccaaatggttgacaaatccattaagcaagcactgggagttgtggagaatgtgttggtaaaagtgggaaaattctttctcccagctgattttgtcatcctggatatggatgaagaccctaacactcccatcatcctggggaggccttttcttgctacgggcagagcactgatagatgttgaaaaaggggaattgttgctaagagtgcatgatgagcacctagcattccatgtttttaaaaccccacatgagcccactcaagaagaagagtgtacggaggataaggccagagatcaaagtttgaaggaggtagtcaatgagttagctccaagacttccaaagccatgcttgaaagaagtagagatggtgcaacagaccaaagaaatcaaggaggaactagatccaaaacctccagatgagaaattcaacatctcagataaggaaccaccaaggcagggagtatcttttgagaaagaaaagaagaagaggccaagagggtggagaaacaataAGATtcctactgaaggcttttcaccaggggataaagtagtgttaaacacccaaccaatgaaggtgtccccacaatcatctgaatactacactgtgaaccgggtcctttcacctgaacacctagagatcatcaaaaaggagactggaaggaagttcacagtaagaggagaaaagctgaggcactatgcttttcagcctccatgatcaaagaacgagatgtcaagctagtgacaataaagaagcgcttgttaggaggcaacccaacctgaggtagttttcttttcatagctgttTCAATAAAAAAGTTGAGTAGTTTTGTCTGTATTGCAaggatctaagtttggtgttgcacactaaaacaatttaagggagaatgaaggattctaagtttggtgttccaccaaaatctcatttaaaagcatactctcACCTCTTGCATAAtgatagctccaagcaatcagacaaaTTATTCAACCAGTTAATTGCTTCTTAGTTtggttccataacctttagcaaggccaaaagaatttataaatgtacaacctgttgcattagagacagtggcaaggaattaagtttggtgttcccacaccaaattgaatccaaaaagccacactcaattcatgcatactaaccagtcacctaagggcttgagaagcaagcaacttttgagaattatgcagggaacgaaccaccatttgaagacattatgcatcatgactcaaaaggggcacaatagaaggaagaacaaaagaactgcaaaccaataggttgtatttatacttaacttttgctgttgagaaatgctttgatttatgtcttgctaaagtgttcatctagttcAAGTAGACTCAATTTTCTTTtgcaataagtaagctagtccaAGTGTGTGCTTgtatgtttactttcacttaactaactgcatgctttgtcccctgcatctttaattcaataaaaagaaatgtttagaatgtgaagtaagatagttctctgttagacagaagtacaataaaagtaagtggtggtatgtatgtgtgattgtatgatagctcacttttagtgaataagagaactaggatgtctcctcttaagtagaaagtggcctactatctatgaatctcaatcaaataaaagtccttggttaaacaaaaagaaaaaagagaaaagaaaaagccaaaaatggcagcagaacaaaagaaaaacaaaaagaaacaaagctagacaccaatagcttgaaccttagaatatatgcctgtggtgtctttgtactaggatctgcttggattagtaagctctttggagtgcatcaacacttggtgacttgggttaactaacccgggatcatcagctgaaaatccactatcaagagcaacctaactacaaggcatttagtaacccaaagaggtgctgggcatcaatgttttaagaaggaatgtgagccaagtgtctatagtgaataatgtgtcaagtataaagaaatcaatgaacttgttacacatgacactcaaataaagcttatgaacaaaataatagccaatgataaaggaataatgagaggtcatagcagtgtgttgcttgatgcttgaagaagactttctaggcctaagagtcaataagaagtgagtgtttacatatccacataaaNNNNNNNNNNNNNNNNNNNNNNNNNNNNNNNNNNNNNNNNNNNNNNNNNNNNNN carries:
- the LOC107640626 gene encoding uncharacterized protein LOC107640626 → MLNFDNQAAGERRLLQLNELEEFRTQAYKNAKIYKEKTKKWHGQKLARREFVKGQKVLLYNSRLKFFPGKLKSRWSGPFTIIKDSPYGHVKLMDDKTQRTFTVNGHRLKHYLGDSLDEQRVNYNLS